The genomic segment TCGCATTTTCATCTAACTATATTATATATTGAGCGAAAATTATAAACAAATTTTAAAACCAAGAAAAAGCACTACTTAGATCTCTAAAGACTTGTAGTGCTTTTTCCATATTCTAAATTTTTTCAATAATTCATTTATTACGAGCTTTTCATTTATCTCTTTATATTTGTAGTATCAAGTATTATGTCACATTTGTTCTCAATGTCTAGTTCGGTAAAGTAATGTTCTTCCAGTGGAATCCATTTGTTTATAAAATCCTGAAGTTTTTCTTCACCATTACGTTTCAAAATTCGTTCATGCTGCACTTTTGGATCAATAGTTATAAAAATTTTATAATCATAATAATCTCTTAGTGTAGGATGCAGACTATAACTTCCTTCAACTATAGTTAAATTCTTAGGTTCTACTTTTATAGGCTGACTTAGCTCCCCTTTATTGCATAAATATTTTCTATATACAGCAGGCTCGCTGTATTTTAGTGGCTTTAATATTTCTTCCTCAAATCTTTCGTAGTGAACATTTCCTCCAGGTTCTGCTAGTCGTTCTTTTGTTTTCATTCTTGGAGGAAGGAAGAAATCATCCATGTGAAAAAGGCTGCAATCAAACTCTTCTGCAAGCATTGCTCCCAAGGAACTCTTCCCTCCACCACATCTTCCATCAATGGCTATTGCTAATTTTTCATTATCTTTTAGTAAGTTCTTAATTTCATCAAATACATATTTATATTCATTATAAATATGCGGTTTACGTTCTTTATTCATTATTTCCTCCAATATTTAAAAGCTTACTTTACATAAAATCCTGCTAAAGACAGAGCTTTCTTCATTACTATACATGTTCTTGTAGCTTTAATATTATTTTATTACTATAATATATTTGTTCACCATTTATGACTGATATTCCTCTAAATTTGTATCTTTTCTATAGATATTTTGTAATTCATGATTCACAATTACGGTTAAAATTCTTACAATATTTTTAGAACTAGTATGAAGAATTGTTTTTGTAACATATATATTTTATATTTTTCTAGCTTTCAATCTAATTCGCACATAATCTGCATACCATACTCCATTCTGATATAGAATAGGTTTTAAGCTTTTTACCGTCTCATCAATAATTTCATTTTTTAACGAGTCATCTAAGCCTTTAAAAGGCTGTATAACAAACATTTCAATCCAATTCTTCATTCCATCATCACCTATAAGTGCGGTTTTACGATCAAATAATGCTGCATATACTGTTTGTAGTCCATGCTTTTTAAGAATAGGCGTATATTCATCAATAGTTGGAAAATAGAATGTTCTCTTATATTCTAATCCCCTTGCTTCAAAAGCCTTTTGCAAAAATGAATGAATTGTTTCTGTGCATCCGTATCCTCCAAATTCACATACTAAGCTTCCGTTTATTTTTAATCCATTATAAATACTATCTAGTAATCCATCTTGATTATCAATCCAATGAAAAACTGCATTAGAAAATATCGCATCAACTTGTTCATTTAAAGTAAATTTCACTGCATCATCCTGTATAAATGTTAGTTCAGGATAATTTCTTCTTGCAATTTCCAGCATTTCTCCTGATGCATCCATACCAATTACGTCTGCCCCCATGTCCGAAATCTTTTTCGTTAATGCTCCATTACCGCATCCAAGATCTAAGACTTTCATTCCTTTCTCAATATCTAACAAATTTAAAACATCTTCACCATATTGATGTACAAACTGAAAATCTTTTGTATACCCTTTAGCATTCCACTTAATATTCATAAAAACACCTCCATTTTAAATATACCTGACATTAAAAATAGTATATCAAAACAGATACCATAATTGAAATGCATATTAATTATACTTTATATAACTATCATTTATATAGTTATACAAAGTATAATCTGAAATTATGGATATAACTCACCGAAATAAGGATTATGCTATTGTTCCAGTTTCTAAGGAAATTATGATGGATGATTCTAAGATCACAAGTTGCGCCCAAGATGCTAGCCTCAAAGGCGAGCTTTGAACTAGCATACTTGGAACAACTTTTAATCTAAGAATCAGAGCCATCAAATTCCTAACGAAACATTTCACAAAAGCATAATTCTTATTTCTAGTTAGAATATATTTCATAACATAAATTTAACTTATGATTAATTTATCTATATAAAATTGTTGTACTACTCACTATTTTTAAAAATTTTCCTACTTATATAATATAAACTTTAAAAATAATTCTTCATTATAATTCTAAAAATATTGCAAAAATTTTACATAAAGCTTTTAGGTTTTAATTTCCATCTATGATACATATATTTATTATATGAAACTGCTTTATTATTAGTTTATATAGATAAACAATTTAAGAATTCAGCTTATTAGATTAACACACTTACAAGACTGCTAAAACTTTAAGTTCATATCTCCACTAGAAATCATAAATATATTTGTGGAGAAAACATTTGAAAATAAGCTGTTAAAGGTTCTTAGCTGTAGGTTGTTCCATTTTAGCTTGTGAAGTGAGAGTCCAAAATTTTATTTTGGGTTCTCGAACTTCCTCAGCGAATGTAATGAGTCGAGCTTCCCTAGGAAAGTTGGAGCATGCTAAAGTGGATACAACCTGCTGCTTAGAACCTTCAGCGATATTTTCATAGCTTTTCGGAATCAAAATATTTATGATTTCGGGAAGTTAACACATAAATATAGGTTTTAAAGTTGTGTATCTATAACTTTATTTAAAGCAGTTATATAATTTAAATTGGAGATGTATCTAAATTATGAATAACATGATTTTAAGTCCTGAATTTTGGTTTATTATCGGTATTCCAATTACTTTTTTACTTGGAGCATTAGCTCACTTTGCATATGGTTGGAGTGGTAAATCAGTTATAGTAGGTATTTTTACTCCTGTTAACGAAAGTATCTGGGAACATTTAAAACTTTCTACCTATCCTACTTTTATTTGGTATATACTAGGCATTTTAATATTTCGAGATAAAGTTAACTTGTATATCTGGGTTATATGCTCTGTTATTTCAGTAATCACTAGCTGTATTGTTATAACTTGTTTCTACTATACCTACACAGGTGCTCTTGGAATACAATCATTATTTCTTGACATATTTTCATTATTTTTAGGGCTTTCTATAGCTCAATGTTTATCTTTGCATATTTATAAATATGCAACATTAACTATGCTTCATTTTTATTTATCTATTATAACAGGTTCTTTAATAATAATTTGTTTTACTCTTTTTACTTTTCGTCCTCCTAAATTGCCGATTTTTATGGACCCTATTACTAAGCAGTATGGAATTCATTAAAACAAATCCTCTTTATATAGATCAGCTTAATTTTAAACGGAAATTTAATTAATAAACTTATGTTCAAACTCTGATGCTTCCATAGGTTTTCCTATTAAATACCCTTGGATGAAATCACATTTAAGCTCGTTTAAGATTCTAAGCTGTTCTTTTGTTTCAATTCCTTCTGCAACAATTTTAATATCTAAGCTATGTCCCATATTTATTATGGATTTAATAATCGTTAGATTTTTATAGTTTGTTTCCAAATTCATTATAAGGGATTTATCAATTTTTATTTTATCAATAGGCAATTTATTTACATAATTAAGAGACGAATAGCCTGTCCCAAAATCATCTAATGATATTTTTATCCCCATACTCTTAAACTGTTCCAATATGTTTATAATTGTTTCAAAATCCTCCATAGCCTCATCTTCAGTAACTTCTAGGTTCAAGTATTTAGGCGGAAGAGAATATGCCTCTAATATATTTTGAACAAGTGATACAAATTCAGGTTGTTTTAGTTGAGAATAAGATGTATTTACTGATACACTGAATTCATTCAAGCCAATTTCATTCCACTTTTTGCACTGCACACAAGCATTTTCTAACATCCAATTATCTATTGATATTATTTCCCCTACACTTTTAGCAATAGGAATAAATTCTATAGGCGGAATAATTCTATCCCCTTGCTTCCATCTTATAAGAGCTTCTGAATTTAACACTTTCATTGACTTTAAATCCATAATAGGCTGATAATAAACCATAAATTCATTATTTACTAATGCTTTATTTAATTTCATCTTCATTTCTAATTTATCAATTGCTTTGTGTTCCATTTTAGACGAATATATTGCAAAGTCGTAGCCGCCACTTTTCTTAACTTCATACATGGCTAAATCAGCATTATTAATCAAAGTATCTGAATCTTCTCCATGCTCTGGGAATATACTTATACCTATGCTTGCTCCAATAATTAAAGCTTCTTCATTATAAGTAACTGGCTTTTTCAATTCCTTTTGTATTCTTAGAACAACTTCTTTAATATATATGTCAGATTCTATATCTTTTAATATAATTATAAATTCATCTCCACCAATTCTGCTAATTATGTCCTGTGTACCTATAGAATCTTTCAATGTAGATGCTACTTTTTTAAGAACTTTATCACCAACTTGATGTCCAAAATTATCATTTATATTTTTAAAATCATCTAAATCTATAAAAAGTAGTGCAAATTTTTTATCTTTATTTTTTAATAGCTCATTGATATTTTCTAACATCATTTTTCTATTAGGAATTTCTGTGAGAGCATCATAATATACATAATGACGTATTTGTTCTTCTGCACGTATTTTATCTTTTATTTGATCTATAAGTTTCGAATTTTTTCTTTCTAATTTTAAAGTGTATTTCTTTTCTAGCTCTGCTATTCTCTTTCTTTCTGAAATATCATGTATCAAAATTACAATACCTAGTTTATCGTCATACTCATCATATATAACTGTGCTTGATAATTCACATTCAATATATCCTTCATTTTTTTGTTGTAAATTAACCTCTACATTTTTCACATAACTATTTTTTATTATAGTATTGAAATCAATATTTTCATAAGATATTAAATCGCTGAACATTTTTCCTTCTAATTCTTTAAATTTATAATCAGTTATATTTGATGACGCTTCATTACAATTTTGGATTGCAAAATTCTCATCTAAAATAAATATTGGGTTCTTAACACTATTAAAAATGTATTCTGATAAATACTTCGAAGTAGTCAACATAAACCTATGCTTACTTATTGCATAGCAAACACCACCTAAAGCTATAGTTCCACTCAAAACTGCTGAAGGAAAGACAAGAATTCCAAACATAGGTAAAATAATATCTGTTAACACCCCTATGGTAATGCTTATAAAACATGTGCATAAAATAATAATATTTTGCTTTCTTATCCTATTCTTTTTGGAATATCTTCCTCTATTAAATAGCATTACAAGACCTGATACATAAAAAATTATAGAACATATGCTGTATGCAATTTGACCAAATAAATTAGGAGCCACATCAATCCATCCATAAGGTCTTCTAATCATAGCTGAAGATGGTTCAACCATAATATTTAGCATAAATAATAATGCAGCAGGAACATGGGCTAAAATTATTATAATCCGATTGTATTTATTTTCTTTCTCATTATTTAATACAAATGCAAAATACAGCCAGTGACCAGAAAAAAAACAATACCCAAAAACAGAAACTGCCCTCCAAAAAAACGCTATATTTATATTTTCACAAGTCAGCATCATTGCATATCCAAATGCCCAAACAGCACAACACATGCTTAAATTTAAAAATATTTGATTAGCTTTTGATTTTTTGTCCATTCTGTATCCGTATATACCAATAAACGAATAAAAAACGCAACATAACATTAATGAAATAAATAAACTAATATAAATAAAACCACCTCCGGCATAAAATATTTTAATAAATTTTTACTTTATATAATTATTGAGAAACTATAACTTAAATTTTATACGTTTCTAATAAATAATCTCATATTTCAACATTTTCTGTCATTATATCATTTTATTCTTAATTTCATAAATATTCAAGTTCTGTAAATCTATACATTGCAAAAATTTTATCTTTTTACCAATAACTT from the Clostridium beijerinckii genome contains:
- a CDS encoding uridine kinase family protein, which translates into the protein MNKERKPHIYNEYKYVFDEIKNLLKDNEKLAIAIDGRCGGGKSSLGAMLAEEFDCSLFHMDDFFLPPRMKTKERLAEPGGNVHYERFEEEILKPLKYSEPAVYRKYLCNKGELSQPIKVEPKNLTIVEGSYSLHPTLRDYYDYKIFITIDPKVQHERILKRNGEEKLQDFINKWIPLEEHYFTELDIENKCDIILDTTNIKR
- a CDS encoding class I SAM-dependent methyltransferase produces the protein MNIKWNAKGYTKDFQFVHQYGEDVLNLLDIEKGMKVLDLGCGNGALTKKISDMGADVIGMDASGEMLEIARRNYPELTFIQDDAVKFTLNEQVDAIFSNAVFHWIDNQDGLLDSIYNGLKINGSLVCEFGGYGCTETIHSFLQKAFEARGLEYKRTFYFPTIDEYTPILKKHGLQTVYAALFDRKTALIGDDGMKNWIEMFVIQPFKGLDDSLKNEIIDETVKSLKPILYQNGVWYADYVRIRLKARKI
- a CDS encoding DUF6512 family protein is translated as MNNMILSPEFWFIIGIPITFLLGALAHFAYGWSGKSVIVGIFTPVNESIWEHLKLSTYPTFIWYILGILIFRDKVNLYIWVICSVISVITSCIVITCFYYTYTGALGIQSLFLDIFSLFLGLSIAQCLSLHIYKYATLTMLHFYLSIITGSLIIICFTLFTFRPPKLPIFMDPITKQYGIH
- a CDS encoding EAL domain-containing protein — translated: MLCCVFYSFIGIYGYRMDKKSKANQIFLNLSMCCAVWAFGYAMMLTCENINIAFFWRAVSVFGYCFFSGHWLYFAFVLNNEKENKYNRIIIILAHVPAALLFMLNIMVEPSSAMIRRPYGWIDVAPNLFGQIAYSICSIIFYVSGLVMLFNRGRYSKKNRIRKQNIIILCTCFISITIGVLTDIILPMFGILVFPSAVLSGTIALGGVCYAISKHRFMLTTSKYLSEYIFNSVKNPIFILDENFAIQNCNEASSNITDYKFKELEGKMFSDLISYENIDFNTIIKNSYVKNVEVNLQQKNEGYIECELSSTVIYDEYDDKLGIVILIHDISERKRIAELEKKYTLKLERKNSKLIDQIKDKIRAEEQIRHYVYYDALTEIPNRKMMLENINELLKNKDKKFALLFIDLDDFKNINDNFGHQVGDKVLKKVASTLKDSIGTQDIISRIGGDEFIIILKDIESDIYIKEVVLRIQKELKKPVTYNEEALIIGASIGISIFPEHGEDSDTLINNADLAMYEVKKSGGYDFAIYSSKMEHKAIDKLEMKMKLNKALVNNEFMVYYQPIMDLKSMKVLNSEALIRWKQGDRIIPPIEFIPIAKSVGEIISIDNWMLENACVQCKKWNEIGLNEFSVSVNTSYSQLKQPEFVSLVQNILEAYSLPPKYLNLEVTEDEAMEDFETIINILEQFKSMGIKISLDDFGTGYSSLNYVNKLPIDKIKIDKSLIMNLETNYKNLTIIKSIINMGHSLDIKIVAEGIETKEQLRILNELKCDFIQGYLIGKPMEASEFEHKFIN